The following are encoded together in the Notolabrus celidotus isolate fNotCel1 chromosome 9, fNotCel1.pri, whole genome shotgun sequence genome:
- the LOC117818565 gene encoding calphotin-like gives MPSKRKKNKRRMRRVQAQRRALEEQHAANPPAKASPGIAVCAPPCSSSKESGETSTCTYSTSTRRASVVEAEIVPEAEPIIPETEPVAEITPLPAAPVEAPVETEILTEETTIVTTETEQTLIVCEPDIEVVAEVVAEEVAVIETEVEAAVITEEIPVPEPVAEEIPVPEPVTEEPEVEAAPVVADKEVTEAVVETVEEIIEVTPAPVEIAVCTEAPPEDDVEVLAEEEAPEVPEPVAITEDAPAPAVEIPVVADTLPEAPVEAVEAAVSEIVEALPATQEIPESFVDDFVVTESASAVEVAIAESAAVEPEIVEVTETPIIQSETLEVAPPEPEPIVAPAEEIIIDATLGQKCLDVMSEEFKTEICDMPCQMQAAVESVQLKSTEMTVDAPAPLNGHIAPEVSIEG, from the exons ATGCCCagcaagaggaagaagaacaaGCGCCGCATGAGGAGGGTG CAGGCCCAGAGGAGAGCCCTCGAAGAGCAGCACGCAGCCAACCCTCCCGCAAAAGCGAGCCCAGGGATTGCAGTGTGTGCGCccccctgcagcagctccaaagAAAGCGGTGAAACCAGCACCTGCACCT ACTCAACTAGCACCAGAAGAGCCTCTGTCGTTGAAGCTGAGATCGTACCAGAGGCTGAACCTATCATTCCTGAAACAGAACCAGTCGCTGAG ATTACACCCCTACCTGCGGCTCCTGTAGAGGCTCCTGTTGAGACGGAG ATCCTGACAGAGGAGACGACAATCGTAACCACAGAGACAGAACAG ACGCTTATTGTCTGCGAACCAGACATTGAAGTGGTGGCTGAGGTCGTGGCAGAGGAGGTCGCAGTCATCGAGACAGAGGTTGAGGCGGCCGTCATCACAGAAGAGATCCCCGTACCAGAGCCCGTGGCTGAAGAGATCCCCGTACCAGAGCCTGTGACTGAAGAACCAGAGGTAGAAGCAGCACCTGTCGTCGCTGACAAGGAGGTCACAGAAGCGGTGGTTGAAACGGTAGAGGAGATTATCGAAGTGACACCTGCCCCAGTGGAGATAGCTGTGTGTACTGAAGCTCCACCTGAGGATGATGTAGAAGTGTTGGCTGAAGAAGAAGCGCCTGAAGTTCCTGAGCCTGTTGCAATTACAGAG GATGCTCCTGCCCCAGCTGTGGAAATCCCAGTG GTGGCAGACACCCTCCCTGAGGCTCCAGTGGAAGCAGTTGAAGCCGCTGTATCAGAAATTGTAGAG gCTCTTCCCGCCACCCAGGAAATCCCAGAGAGCTTTGTTGATGACTTTGTTGTGACAGAATCTGCTTCAGCAGTGGAGGTTGCCATCGCAGAGTCTGCTGCTGTTGAACCG GAAATTGTGGAAGTGACTGAAACTCCCATCATCCAATCAGAAACCTTGGAAGTGGCGCCACCTGAGCCTGAACCCATTGTGGCCCCTGCAGAGGAAATTATTATT GATGCCACCTTGGGGCAGAAGTGTCTGGATGTGATGTCAGAAGAGTTTAAGACAGAAATCTGTGATATGCCATGCCAGATGCAGGCTGCCGTGGAGTCGGTTCAGCTCAAATCAACG GAGATGACGGTCGATGCACCGGCACCCCTGAATGGACACATCGCTCCAGAGGTTTCCATTGAGGGCTAA